A region from the Mucilaginibacter sp. CSA2-8R genome encodes:
- a CDS encoding FtsX-like permease family protein yields MNFSSFVASRLTFQSKRTFSKLIVRIAILGITLGLGVMILSLAIVKGFKREIQGKVRGFAGDIQITKLDNNYSYENSPFMVDSAFVAKAKALPLIKEIMPYATKPGIIKANGEIEGVVLKGVDKTYDWGIFKNTLLAGNFIDFADSAAAQKQIMISNYTALRLKLKVGDSFLMYFVQEPMRTRKFNIVGIYNVGVEDVDKTFVIGNLAIIQRLNNWTHREAGGYEVQTNDFDKLKQAGIDLNNILPTYLRLYTVDEIYPTIFEWLKLLDVNTQVMLILMTIVAVINMISALLIMILERTAMIGMFKALGATNWGIQSIFLYNATYLIGVGLLLGNLLGVGLSWFQQSTHFFKLDEASYYMKFVPIELHPMDVLLLNLGTLVICLFVLLIPSMLVSKISPVKAIRFK; encoded by the coding sequence TTGAATTTTTCATCCTTTGTTGCTTCGCGGCTTACTTTTCAAAGCAAGCGCACATTTTCAAAATTGATTGTGCGTATTGCTATCTTAGGCATTACGCTCGGCCTGGGCGTTATGATTTTGTCGCTGGCTATTGTAAAGGGATTTAAACGTGAAATACAGGGAAAGGTACGAGGCTTTGCCGGCGATATACAGATCACCAAGCTGGATAACAATTACTCGTACGAAAACTCTCCGTTTATGGTAGATAGTGCGTTTGTGGCCAAGGCCAAGGCACTGCCCTTAATTAAAGAGATTATGCCCTACGCCACCAAGCCGGGCATTATCAAAGCCAATGGTGAAATTGAAGGTGTGGTGCTTAAGGGAGTAGACAAAACTTACGATTGGGGTATATTTAAAAACACCTTACTCGCTGGCAATTTTATTGACTTTGCCGACTCGGCCGCTGCACAAAAGCAAATCATGATTTCTAATTACACCGCCTTGCGATTGAAGCTTAAAGTGGGCGACAGCTTTTTGATGTATTTTGTACAGGAGCCTATGCGTACGCGTAAGTTTAATATTGTTGGTATTTACAATGTTGGGGTAGAGGATGTGGATAAAACTTTTGTGATTGGTAACCTGGCCATCATCCAAAGATTAAACAACTGGACGCATCGCGAAGCTGGCGGTTATGAAGTACAAACCAATGATTTTGACAAGCTGAAACAAGCAGGCATCGATCTAAATAACATTTTACCCACCTACCTGCGCCTTTATACCGTCGACGAAATTTACCCTACTATTTTTGAATGGTTAAAGCTGCTCGACGTGAATACCCAGGTGATGCTCATATTAATGACCATTGTAGCTGTCATCAACATGATATCGGCTTTACTGATTATGATACTGGAGCGTACGGCAATGATAGGTATGTTTAAGGCTTTGGGCGCCACCAACTGGGGCATACAGTCTATATTTTTATACAATGCAACCTACCTGATTGGTGTAGGTTTGTTGTTGGGTAATCTGTTAGGAGTGGGGCTGAGCTGGTTTCAGCAATCTACTCATTTCTTTAAGCTGGACGAAGCGTCTTACTATATGAAGTTTGTGCCTATTGAGCTGCACCCGATGGATGTGTTGCTGCTTAACCTGGGTACATTGGTAATATGCTTGTTCGTGCTAT
- a CDS encoding DUF1343 domain-containing protein produces the protein MKKTVTVAALLLLNMALACGTPPSAGKLTAIYKKHSLTKQQPSNGIIPAADQTQLYLGYLKGKKIGMVVNPTSIIGNRKTTVVDSLVKRGIKIKKIFGPEHGFRGNASDGADVKSTVDKKTGIQVVSLYGAKNKPTPEDLKGLDLLIFDIQDVGTRFYTYISTLHYIMEACAENKVELMVLDRPNPNGYFVDGPVLDTAFRSFVGMHPIPVVHGMTIAEYAQMINGEGWLKNKVKCKLKIIKVANYNHSLPYTLPINPSPNLNTQQSILLYPGICFFEGTTLSLGRGTTFPFQVAGHPLLKGIYSFSFTPVSMPGISDNPPQKNVECFGIDLRNYDTQLLRKSGKLNLSWLMDVYQKFPQKDKFFNAYFTKLAGTDQLRKQIETGMTEAAIRNSWEPALSQFKQTRKKYLLYN, from the coding sequence ATGAAAAAAACAGTCACTGTTGCCGCGTTATTGCTTTTGAACATGGCGCTGGCCTGTGGTACCCCCCCGTCTGCTGGCAAGCTAACAGCAATTTACAAAAAGCATAGTCTAACCAAGCAGCAGCCAAGCAACGGTATCATCCCCGCCGCCGATCAAACCCAGCTTTACTTAGGCTACCTTAAAGGTAAAAAGATAGGCATGGTGGTTAATCCAACATCCATCATCGGAAACCGGAAAACTACCGTAGTAGACAGTTTGGTTAAGCGTGGCATCAAAATCAAAAAAATATTTGGGCCCGAACATGGCTTTAGAGGTAATGCCAGCGACGGAGCTGATGTAAAAAGCACGGTAGATAAAAAAACAGGCATCCAGGTAGTGTCTTTATACGGCGCCAAAAACAAACCGACGCCCGAGGATTTGAAAGGATTAGATTTGCTGATTTTTGATATACAGGATGTTGGCACACGCTTTTATACCTATATATCTACCCTGCACTACATTATGGAAGCCTGTGCCGAAAACAAGGTAGAACTAATGGTGCTCGACCGCCCTAACCCTAATGGTTATTTCGTGGACGGTCCGGTTTTAGATACCGCCTTTCGCTCATTTGTTGGCATGCACCCCATCCCTGTAGTACACGGCATGACCATTGCCGAATATGCACAAATGATTAATGGCGAGGGATGGCTGAAAAACAAAGTAAAATGCAAGCTCAAAATTATTAAAGTAGCTAATTACAACCATAGTCTGCCTTATACCTTGCCTATTAACCCGTCGCCTAATTTAAATACGCAGCAATCCATCTTGCTTTACCCGGGTATATGCTTTTTTGAAGGCACTACATTAAGTTTGGGCCGCGGTACTACGTTTCCGTTCCAGGTGGCCGGGCATCCATTGCTTAAAGGCATTTACAGTTTTTCTTTTACTCCGGTAAGTATGCCCGGCATCAGCGATAATCCGCCTCAAAAAAATGTGGAATGCTTTGGCATTGACCTGCGTAATTACGACACTCAATTACTACGCAAAAGCGGCAAGCTTAACCTGTCATGGTTAATGGATGTTTACCAGAAGTTTCCGCAGAAAGATAAGTTTTTTAACGCTTATTTTACCAAACTTGCCGGTACCGACCAACTGCGTAAACAGATTGAAACCGGCATGACGGAAGCTGCCATCAGAAATAGCTGGGAACCGGCATTAAGCCAGTTTAAGCAAACACGTAAAAAGTACCTACTGTATAATTAA
- the fmt gene encoding methionyl-tRNA formyltransferase gives MKIVFMGTPEFAVASLEALIEAGSQIVGVVTAPDKPAGRGQKLSESAVKKFAVDNGLKVLQPAKLKDPDFLADLKALNADLQVVVAFRMLPEAVWNMPPKGTINLHASLLPQYRGAAPINWAIINGEPESGVTTFFLKQEIDTGDILFVEKITIADDVTAGEYHDRLMHKGAGLLVKTVKAIESGRYTEQPQEQLAEGQELKHAPKIFKEDCRIDWAQPVGKIYNLIRGLSPYPAAFTELNGKTIKIYGANKETTAPQHTSGQYETDNKTYLKFACNNGYIYLTDVQLEGKKRMGIEEFLRGQKL, from the coding sequence ATGAAAATTGTTTTTATGGGTACGCCCGAGTTTGCGGTAGCTTCGCTGGAAGCCCTCATTGAAGCGGGTAGCCAGATTGTAGGCGTAGTTACCGCACCCGACAAACCGGCAGGGCGTGGCCAAAAGCTCAGCGAATCGGCCGTTAAAAAGTTTGCTGTTGATAACGGCCTTAAAGTTTTACAACCGGCAAAGCTAAAAGACCCTGATTTTTTAGCCGACCTAAAAGCTCTGAATGCCGACCTGCAGGTGGTAGTCGCTTTCCGGATGCTGCCCGAAGCAGTTTGGAATATGCCGCCTAAAGGCACTATCAATCTGCACGCCTCGTTACTGCCGCAGTACCGTGGTGCGGCCCCTATTAACTGGGCCATTATTAACGGTGAGCCCGAAAGCGGCGTAACTACATTTTTTCTGAAACAGGAGATTGATACCGGCGATATTCTGTTTGTTGAAAAGATAACCATTGCCGATGATGTAACTGCCGGCGAGTACCATGACCGACTGATGCACAAAGGTGCCGGCTTGCTGGTGAAAACCGTAAAAGCAATTGAGAGTGGCCGCTACACCGAACAGCCGCAGGAACAACTGGCCGAGGGGCAAGAGTTGAAGCATGCGCCCAAGATTTTTAAAGAAGATTGCCGCATAGACTGGGCCCAGCCTGTGGGCAAAATATATAACCTGATCCGCGGTTTGAGCCCTTACCCGGCTGCCTTCACCGAATTGAATGGCAAAACCATCAAAATTTACGGAGCAAATAAAGAAACAACTGCACCACAACATACCTCCGGGCAATACGAAACCGACAATAAAACATATTTAAAATTTGCCTGCAACAACGGTTACATTTACCTTACCGATGTACAGTTAGAGGGCAAAAAAAGGATGGGTATTGAAGAATTTTTACGGGGGCAAAAGCTTTAA
- a CDS encoding multidrug efflux RND transporter permease subunit, whose translation MIADVFIKRPVTAIVISVVIVIVGILAITSLPIGQYPDITPPTVQVTGTYTGADALTVEQTVATPVEVQVNGTPGMTYLQSNSTSNGQMNMTVNFEVGTDINIAALDVQNRVSIAQPTLPQEVQRLGLTVRKRNPSILMLVAMYSPKGTHDVTFVDNYTNVFVRDALLRTKGVGDVFTRADDFSMRIWLKPDKLASYGITAAEVTAALQEQNVQVAAGTVGAPPQLNGQTFEYTVLTKGRLVKPEEFENIIVRTQPATGSLVHLKDVARVQLGKFNYTGNSFVDGKRASYLLVYQAPNSNSLETAEGVYATMDQLKKTFPADISYVVPFESITVVKVSVEEVIHTLLEALGLVVIVVFLFLQSWRSTLIPVLAIPVSIIGTFIFFIPLGFTINTLTLFGFVLAIGIVVDDAIVVVEAVQHYMDEEGLSPREATEHAMRDISAPVIAIALILAAVFVPVGFVPGIVGRLYQQFAITIAISVLISAFVALSLTPALCILLLKPHKIDENSKGWLDRFFFKFNNWFGRVTGKYEKGVDKSIKGSRWIIVFLVCIIIGTVFLFKGKPSGFLPIEDEGRIYVTYDLPEGSSTQRTVDMLKRMMGTLDSIPGIGHYAALGGLNAVNFASKSNSATIFVQLKPWDERKGDGEDATGIVATLQQKLAKYKEASVVVIQPPAIPGLGNTAGFSFILEEKQAGGDIKNFEKTLQGFIGALGQRKEIARSFSFFTARTPAYQLTVDREKAKRLGVQISDINNAIQTYLGSAYINDFTIYGRNFRVVAQADTGYRTSIQNLGQYFVRNSSGNMLPLSTVTSYKIIENAPLISHYNLFRSAEINGSPAPGYSSGDAIKALQETAAQYLPEGYGYEFSGLSREELLSGSKTVYIFALSICFVFLFLAALYESWSVPFSVLLAVPLGAFGAILFLTLLPKLTNNVYAQIGLITLIGLSAKNAILIVEFAKERVDAGHDLEDAVLEAVRLRLRPIIMTSLAFILGVVPLMIASGAGAEARKTIGWTVFGGMLAATSMAIFVVPVLYYIITKFAYGKEKLEELQRNRKDKEGDHGKALPEA comes from the coding sequence ATGATCGCAGATGTATTTATAAAACGACCGGTTACCGCCATTGTTATTTCGGTAGTAATTGTGATAGTCGGTATATTGGCTATAACCAGCCTGCCTATAGGTCAGTACCCGGATATTACGCCTCCTACCGTACAGGTAACCGGTACATACACCGGTGCGGACGCCTTAACGGTAGAGCAAACCGTAGCAACCCCTGTTGAGGTGCAGGTAAACGGTACGCCGGGCATGACCTACCTGCAAAGTAACAGTACCAGCAACGGGCAAATGAACATGACCGTAAACTTTGAGGTGGGTACCGATATCAATATCGCCGCGCTTGATGTGCAGAACCGGGTAAGTATTGCCCAGCCTACTTTGCCGCAAGAGGTGCAGCGTTTAGGTTTAACGGTACGTAAGCGTAACCCCAGTATATTAATGCTGGTAGCCATGTACTCGCCCAAAGGCACACACGATGTAACTTTTGTAGATAACTATACCAACGTATTCGTACGTGATGCCTTGTTGCGTACCAAAGGGGTGGGGGACGTGTTTACCCGGGCCGACGATTTTAGTATGCGTATATGGCTGAAGCCAGATAAACTAGCTTCATACGGTATAACTGCGGCAGAGGTTACCGCTGCCTTGCAGGAGCAAAACGTACAGGTAGCTGCCGGTACGGTAGGTGCACCTCCGCAGTTAAACGGGCAAACTTTTGAATATACGGTGCTTACCAAAGGCCGTTTGGTGAAGCCCGAAGAGTTTGAAAATATTATTGTGCGTACCCAGCCTGCTACCGGTTCACTGGTGCATTTAAAAGATGTTGCCCGTGTACAGTTAGGTAAATTTAACTATACCGGTAACTCCTTTGTGGATGGCAAGCGGGCATCTTACCTGCTGGTTTACCAGGCACCCAACAGTAACTCGCTTGAGACAGCCGAGGGCGTGTATGCAACTATGGATCAGCTTAAAAAAACATTCCCGGCTGATATTAGCTATGTAGTGCCCTTTGAATCAATTACTGTAGTAAAGGTTTCGGTAGAAGAAGTTATACATACCTTGTTAGAAGCTCTGGGGCTGGTAGTTATTGTAGTATTCCTATTTCTGCAAAGCTGGCGGTCAACCTTAATTCCGGTACTGGCTATTCCGGTATCCATCATCGGTACATTTATCTTCTTTATACCGCTGGGCTTTACCATTAATACGCTTACTTTATTTGGTTTTGTATTGGCTATTGGTATTGTGGTGGATGATGCCATCGTAGTGGTGGAAGCCGTACAGCATTACATGGACGAAGAGGGACTTTCGCCACGGGAGGCTACTGAACATGCGATGCGCGATATATCAGCACCGGTTATTGCCATTGCCTTAATTCTGGCGGCAGTATTTGTGCCGGTAGGCTTTGTGCCCGGCATCGTAGGCCGATTGTACCAACAGTTTGCAATCACCATAGCCATATCAGTACTGATATCTGCTTTTGTGGCACTATCGCTTACCCCGGCACTTTGTATTTTATTATTAAAACCTCATAAAATTGACGAAAACTCTAAAGGATGGCTGGACAGGTTTTTCTTCAAATTCAATAACTGGTTTGGCCGGGTTACCGGTAAGTACGAGAAGGGGGTAGATAAAAGCATCAAGGGATCGAGGTGGATTATCGTCTTCCTGGTGTGCATAATTATTGGTACCGTGTTCCTGTTTAAAGGCAAGCCCTCAGGCTTTTTGCCTATAGAGGATGAGGGCCGTATTTATGTTACTTATGATTTGCCTGAAGGCTCGTCAACACAACGTACCGTAGATATGCTTAAGCGTATGATGGGTACGTTAGACAGCATTCCAGGCATCGGCCACTATGCTGCCCTGGGTGGTTTAAATGCGGTAAACTTTGCCAGTAAATCAAACAGTGCTACCATATTTGTGCAGTTAAAGCCATGGGATGAACGTAAAGGCGATGGCGAGGATGCTACAGGTATTGTGGCAACTTTACAGCAAAAGCTTGCTAAATATAAAGAGGCCAGTGTAGTAGTAATTCAGCCGCCGGCTATTCCGGGTTTGGGTAACACTGCAGGTTTCTCGTTCATCCTGGAAGAAAAACAGGCGGGAGGAGATATCAAAAATTTTGAAAAGACACTACAGGGATTCATCGGTGCCTTGGGGCAGCGCAAAGAGATTGCCCGCTCGTTCTCGTTTTTTACAGCCCGTACACCAGCTTACCAATTAACGGTAGACCGCGAAAAGGCTAAACGCCTGGGCGTACAGATTTCGGATATCAACAATGCCATCCAAACATACCTAGGTAGTGCCTACATCAACGATTTCACTATTTACGGCCGTAACTTTAGGGTGGTAGCACAGGCAGATACAGGTTACCGGACCAGCATTCAAAACCTTGGACAGTATTTTGTACGCAACTCATCGGGCAACATGCTGCCACTAAGCACGGTAACCTCTTACAAAATAATTGAGAATGCACCGCTTATATCGCACTACAACCTATTCCGTTCTGCCGAGATTAATGGTAGCCCGGCGCCGGGTTACAGTAGTGGTGATGCCATCAAAGCATTGCAAGAAACTGCTGCTCAATATCTGCCCGAAGGTTATGGTTACGAATTTTCGGGCCTATCACGCGAGGAGTTACTATCAGGCTCTAAAACAGTATACATCTTTGCTTTATCTATCTGCTTCGTATTCCTGTTTTTGGCAGCATTATACGAGAGCTGGTCGGTGCCATTTTCGGTGTTGTTAGCGGTGCCTCTGGGTGCCTTTGGTGCGATACTATTCCTGACATTATTGCCCAAGCTTACCAATAACGTGTATGCACAAATCGGTTTAATTACCCTCATCGGTTTATCGGCTAAGAACGCCATTTTGATTGTGGAGTTTGCCAAAGAGCGGGTAGACGCCGGGCACGACTTAGAAGACGCTGTACTCGAAGCGGTAAGGCTGCGTTTACGACCAATTATCATGACGTCACTGGCCTTTATACTGGGTGTTGTACCGCTGATGATAGCCTCCGGCGCGGGTGCCGAGGCTCGTAAAACCATTGGCTGGACAGTGTTTGGCGGTATGTTGGCCGCAACTTCGATGGCTATATTTGTGGTGCCGGTTTTATATTACATCATCACCAAGTTTGCCTACGGCAAAGAAAAGCTCGAAGAGTTACAGCGTAACCGCAAAGACAAAGAAGGCGACCACGGCAAAGCATTGCCTGAAGCATAG
- a CDS encoding efflux RND transporter periplasmic adaptor subunit has protein sequence MKNRYTLSILSLALLLWAGCKSKDKNAAAAAPPATPVNVTEAKIINSSYYDKYQATVVALNSVELRSQVTGFITGIFFKEGETVTKGKLLYEIDRRTYEAAYQQALANLASAEANLVKAQKDADRYTFLLKQDAVARQTYDQAVATLATNKAQVQVARAGVATARTNLSYSQIRAPFTGRIGISQVRLGAQVSPGTTILNTISSERPIGADFVVNEQDIDRFYRLQRHTTDSTFKLQLSDGKMYNQAGTIYAIDRGVNNLTGSVKVRVKFANPQDSLRDGMSAVLNVLNNESGNKIQIPYKAVIEQMGEYFVFLAQDTIAKQQKITTGPRVQDNIIVTSGLKEGQKVITEGFQRLRDGGKITLGMPPAQGAQGSAGGGGAQGSGAASGKQGEKPKQ, from the coding sequence ATGAAAAACAGATATACCTTATCAATCCTCTCTTTGGCTTTATTGCTATGGGCGGGGTGCAAAAGTAAAGATAAAAACGCGGCTGCGGCGGCGCCGCCTGCAACCCCGGTAAATGTAACTGAGGCTAAAATCATAAATTCCAGTTACTACGATAAATATCAGGCCACGGTGGTTGCCTTGAATAGTGTAGAATTACGGTCGCAGGTAACAGGTTTTATCACCGGCATATTTTTTAAAGAGGGCGAAACGGTAACCAAAGGCAAACTGCTTTATGAAATTGACCGTCGTACTTATGAAGCGGCTTATCAACAGGCGCTTGCTAACCTGGCCAGTGCCGAAGCCAATTTGGTTAAAGCGCAAAAGGATGCCGACCGCTATACTTTTTTGTTAAAGCAGGATGCCGTTGCCCGTCAAACATATGATCAGGCCGTGGCTACCTTAGCCACCAATAAGGCGCAAGTACAGGTGGCCAGGGCGGGTGTTGCTACTGCGCGTACTAACTTATCATACTCGCAAATCAGGGCACCGTTTACGGGGCGTATAGGTATTTCGCAAGTAAGGTTGGGTGCGCAGGTGTCTCCCGGCACAACTATTTTAAACACAATATCAAGCGAGCGTCCAATCGGGGCCGATTTTGTGGTTAACGAGCAGGATATTGATCGTTTTTACCGTTTACAGCGTCATACCACTGATTCTACCTTCAAGCTTCAATTAAGTGACGGTAAAATGTACAACCAGGCAGGTACCATTTACGCTATTGACCGCGGCGTAAATAACTTAACCGGTTCGGTAAAAGTAAGAGTGAAATTTGCAAACCCGCAAGATAGTTTACGCGATGGAATGAGCGCTGTATTAAATGTGTTAAACAATGAGTCGGGAAATAAAATACAGATACCTTACAAAGCGGTAATTGAGCAAATGGGCGAGTACTTTGTGTTTTTGGCGCAAGATACCATTGCTAAGCAGCAAAAGATTACCACCGGTCCGCGTGTGCAGGACAATATCATTGTAACCTCCGGATTGAAAGAAGGGCAAAAAGTAATTACTGAGGGCTTCCAACGCTTGCGTGATGGTGGTAAAATTACCTTAGGCATGCCGCCTGCGCAAGGAGCACAAGGCTCTGCCGGTGGTGGCGGTGCACAGGGTAGCGGCGCTGCCTCTGGCAAGCAAGGCGAAAAGCCAAAGCAATAA
- a CDS encoding TolC family protein, translating into MKKNIWQFTLLLLFILPATASAQSVRDTLGTLTLQQCIDFALRNQPAVRQANIDENINERDIRISLSSWLPQITSSSSFQHYLERASIVSGTTGTGNAGAGTGVGTGTGGTGTGTGTGGTGTGTGGTGTGTGGTGTGTSTGGVGSTTGGGALALANNVSSLGVQASQVIYNNEVLQASKASKFSRRYYKENTQSVKIDVVSNVSKAFFDVLLSQRQLDITNEDISRLRRNLKDATARYQAGVTDKIDARQATIALNNSLASRKQLQEAVNSRIAYLKQQMGYLPQRPLNVVYDSTRLQREIAIDTNQILNFNNRIEYSLLQTQRNLQEVNVSYYRYGFLPSLSAIGSYNLLYFNDKFSNVYRDAFPTALVGLSLNLPIFQGTRRLQNLSKARLQVKRVDLDIENTRNSINTEYVQALANYKSYYSNYRFIGENVVLAQDVYNVVSLQYREGVKTYLDLIVAQTDLRTAQLNYYNALFQLLSSKIDLQKALGTLPVQ; encoded by the coding sequence ATGAAAAAAAATATTTGGCAATTTACCCTACTTCTACTTTTTATATTGCCTGCTACAGCATCAGCCCAATCCGTGCGCGACACGCTGGGTACGCTAACATTGCAGCAATGTATCGATTTTGCCTTGCGTAACCAACCCGCGGTTAGGCAGGCCAACATCGACGAGAACATTAACGAGCGAGATATCCGTATCAGCTTGTCATCATGGCTTCCTCAAATTACTTCATCCAGCAGCTTCCAGCATTATTTGGAGCGCGCTAGTATTGTTTCGGGTACTACAGGAACGGGTAACGCGGGTGCTGGTACAGGCGTGGGGACCGGAACTGGCGGCACGGGTACAGGGACTGGCACTGGTGGTACGGGCACAGGTACTGGCGGTACTGGTACAGGTACCGGTGGAACCGGCACAGGTACAAGTACGGGCGGTGTTGGCTCAACAACAGGCGGCGGAGCATTGGCATTAGCTAATAATGTGTCGTCGTTAGGCGTGCAGGCCAGCCAGGTGATTTACAACAATGAGGTCTTGCAAGCATCTAAAGCTTCTAAATTTTCGAGACGTTACTATAAAGAAAACACGCAGAGCGTTAAAATTGATGTGGTTTCAAATGTTAGCAAAGCATTTTTCGATGTACTGCTTTCGCAAAGGCAGCTCGACATTACCAACGAGGATATATCCCGTCTGCGCCGTAACCTGAAGGATGCTACAGCACGTTACCAGGCAGGAGTGACCGACAAGATTGACGCCCGGCAGGCTACCATTGCTTTAAACAACTCACTGGCATCGCGCAAACAGTTACAAGAGGCTGTTAACAGCAGGATTGCCTATTTAAAGCAGCAAATGGGTTACCTGCCTCAGCGACCGCTTAATGTGGTGTACGACTCAACACGGTTGCAGCGCGAAATTGCCATAGATACCAACCAAATACTCAACTTTAATAATCGTATTGAGTACAGCTTGTTGCAAACACAACGTAACCTGCAGGAAGTTAACGTAAGTTATTATCGTTATGGCTTTTTGCCATCGCTTTCGGCCATTGGCTCATATAACCTGCTTTATTTTAACGATAAGTTTTCTAATGTGTACCGTGATGCTTTCCCTACTGCCTTGGTGGGTTTGAGCCTCAACCTCCCTATTTTTCAGGGAACGCGTCGTCTGCAAAATTTAAGTAAGGCAAGGCTGCAGGTAAAACGTGTTGACCTGGATATCGAAAATACCCGTAATAGTATCAATACCGAATATGTTCAGGCATTGGCTAATTACAAAAGCTATTATAGTAATTACCGTTTCATCGGCGAAAACGTTGTTTTGGCGCAAGATGTATATAATGTGGTGAGTTTGCAGTATCGTGAAGGTGTGAAAACTTACCTGGATTTAATTGTAGCGCAAACCGATTTGCGCACAGCGCAGCTCAATTACTATAACGCTTTATTCCAGTTGTTATCCAGCAAAATAGATCTTCAAAAGGCACTGGGTACATTACCGGTACAATAA
- a CDS encoding pyridoxal phosphate-dependent aminotransferase family protein, producing MRKRLHEKIAQFTGAKEARSKGVYPFFRPIESGQDTEVIISGQRVLMFGSNSYLGLTNHPKIKEASKKATDKYGTGCAGSRFLNGTLDIHIELENRLAQYVDKEAAVLFSTGFQVNLGVLSCITGRNDYLILDEYDHASIIDGSRLSFSRVIKYAHNDMQDLQRKLSLLPEESVKVIAVDGIFSMEGDIVKLPEVAAIAEQYGANIMVDDAHSLGVIGKHGAGTASHFNMNDDVDLIMGTFSKSFASLGGFIAADAETIDYLKHRARSLMFSASMPPASVASVIAALDIIESEPERIAKLWDNTHYAMKLLTDEGFDLGPTESPILPIYVRDNDKTFMVTKLLQDNGVFVNPVVSPAVPSDSSLLRFSLMATHSFAQIDEAVDKISRVFKEVGVTTVKERI from the coding sequence ATGCGCAAAAGACTACACGAGAAGATAGCTCAGTTTACCGGTGCTAAGGAAGCCAGGAGCAAAGGTGTATATCCATTTTTCAGGCCTATTGAGTCAGGGCAGGATACTGAGGTAATCATTAGCGGCCAGCGTGTGCTGATGTTTGGTTCTAATTCATATTTAGGGTTAACTAATCACCCTAAAATTAAAGAAGCATCAAAAAAAGCTACAGATAAATACGGAACGGGATGTGCGGGATCGAGATTTTTAAATGGAACACTGGATATTCACATTGAGCTGGAAAATCGTTTGGCTCAATATGTTGATAAAGAAGCAGCAGTACTTTTCAGTACAGGTTTTCAGGTTAACTTAGGTGTGCTTTCATGCATTACCGGCCGCAACGATTACCTGATTTTAGACGAGTACGACCACGCTTCTATTATTGACGGTAGTCGCCTGTCTTTTTCACGTGTAATTAAGTACGCTCATAATGACATGCAGGACCTGCAGCGCAAGCTTAGCTTACTGCCAGAAGAGTCTGTTAAGGTAATTGCTGTTGACGGCATTTTTAGCATGGAAGGTGATATTGTTAAATTACCGGAAGTAGCTGCCATAGCCGAGCAATACGGTGCAAATATTATGGTTGATGATGCGCACAGCTTAGGTGTTATTGGCAAACATGGCGCCGGTACTGCATCACACTTTAATATGAATGATGATGTAGATTTAATTATGGGTACCTTCAGTAAATCATTTGCTTCGTTAGGTGGCTTTATTGCTGCTGATGCCGAAACTATTGATTACCTGAAACACCGTGCCCGCTCCTTAATGTTTAGTGCCAGTATGCCGCCGGCGTCAGTAGCCAGCGTTATTGCCGCTTTGGACATCATCGAGTCTGAACCGGAGCGTATTGCCAAACTTTGGGACAATACCCATTATGCGATGAAATTGCTTACCGACGAAGGTTTTGATTTAGGCCCAACCGAAAGCCCGATTCTGCCTATTTACGTACGCGATAACGATAAAACTTTTATGGTTACCAAACTGCTGCAGGATAACGGCGTGTTTGTAAACCCGGTAGTATCTCCGGCTGTACCATCTGATTCTTCTTTACTACGTTTTTCATTAATGGCTACTCACTCTTTCGCCCAGATTGACGAAGCTGTTGACAAGATATCCCGTGTGTTTAAAGAAGTGGGCGTAACCACCGTTAAAGAAAGAATATGA